ggtcgggcggtctggtcgtccgtgtcgatcgcctcggcaccggtggtggtggtggtgcttgttccggtgttgtcgtctccgggagccttacggtttcagcttgggcttcactcctggtcgggcctgggaggaggaccgatcctcctgggaagggggcggtcgcggggtgcggcggtggcaggaagggggtgattggtgtcgggggtgtgtgtgtgttgccggcaggcgccagatctcgcagggagaccgtgtcctgtcggccgtcggggtactccacgtaagcgtactgcgggttcgcgtgaaggaggtgaaccctttcgaccaacgggtccgacttgtgcgcccgcacatgtgttcggagcaagatgggtcctggggccgccagccaggtcggcagcgacgttccagaggaggacttcctggggaagacaaggaggcgctcatgaggcatactaccacacaccctacccaaggtcaacacctcctccctatcccataacccagtaaccccacccaacactaagttttgatgcggttgaaggccaggcgggcctcagccgtcagtggaaaaacggtggatttaatgagtggacgggtgatgtccgcataattgggggccccttgggcataataggaaaagaaccccaggcatctcttcagggccttggggcagtggcggagtggaagggcgcatgcggtcggggtcgggccctaggactcagttttccacaacgtagccaaggatgtctaggtgggttgtgcggaaaacgcatttctccttattgtatgttaggtcaaggagcttggcggtgtggaggaaatgttggaggttagcgtcatggtcctgctggccatggccgcagatggtgacattatccagatatgggaacgtggcccgcagcccgtactggtcaaccattcgttccatctcccgttggaagactgagactcgattggtgacgccgaagggaaccctgaggaagtgacagaggcggccatctgcctcgaaggcagtgtattggcggtcctccgggcggataaggagctggtggcacgcggacttcaagtcaatagtggaaaAGACTCggaactgcgcaatctgattgaccatgtcagatatgcgggggagggggtacgcatcaaactgcatgtaccggttgatggtctggctttagttgatgaccatccggtgcttctccccagttttgacgaccaccacttggactctccaggggctagtactggcctctctgatcccttcccgcaggagtatctggacctccgacctgataaaggccttgtcccgagcactgtatcgtctgctcctagtggtgacgggcatacagtccggggtgaggttagcaaagtgcgggggtggggcgaccttaagggtcgagaggctacagacggtgagagggggcaggggtccatcgaactccaaggtaagacttttgaggtggcattggaaatctagacctagtagtagggcagcgcagagttgggagaggacgtagagcttgacatTTTTGTACTCgtcgccccgtactgtaagggttgcgacacagtatccATGGACTTCCaaggaatgtgattcggaagccagggagattttctgggtcgtgggtaaaattgggagggggcagcgccgtaccgtatctgggtgaatgaaactctccgtgctcccagagtcgaagaggcagctCTTCTCATGGCCATTGATCCAgatggccatcatggatttagtgaggtgatgaggtcaagATTGGTCGAGGATGATGGAGGTGAGCTTCGGAAcatgggtgggctgatcgagggtagcggaggccagcgtacgatctggtgagcaggggttccgggaggcggcggggtgattccaagatggtggccctcacgggtcgcatgtggcgggtggcgttgaagatggcggcccccacgggtcgcacgtggtgggtggcgtCAAAGAAGGCCGCCAAGATGGCGGCCCGCACGTGGCAggtggcaccgaagatggcggttCCCATGGGTAGCATGTGGTGGgtgacgtggaagatgggggcggtccacgcgtgctacacgcagcgctgctgggtttagaaacaggtcgggcctggcagactttagagaagtggcccttatttccgcacccgttgcagatcgcgctcctcgctgtGCTGGGGTGTCTGGGgttcttaccctggccacagaagtaacatttcgggcctccggagttggcgggtcgctgGGCGGAACAGGCTTACGGCGCCCCTGGGTTAgttgatggcggcgcccatgacgtccacaagggtgccgcgtggtcagaggtgtaggcatccatattatggaaggccacttccaacgagtccgagagttgtactgtgtcttggaggtcgagtgtacccccttctagtaggcgctggcggatgtaattagattttatgcctgtgacataggcgtcctggatcagcaattcggtgtgcttgacagccgataccgccttacaactgcagttccggccgagtacctgcAAGGCgcacagaaattcagcttgcgattctccggggcgctgtcgcctcgtggcaaggggatGCCTAGCGTACAgctcgttgacttccttaacatactgccccttcaacagcgttatcgcatcctcgaacgaggtagcgtctctgataagaaggaaaacttacgggctcacccgggagttgaggaatcgcagcttgtgggtctcaggaggaatcaatgtaagatttgaagcagcttagccagtgttcaaacgtggcagtggtgTTGGCTGCTTGggtgtccagctccaggcgatcaggcttgagtgttggatccatcttaaaattttatctgattaaattgatgtactgtcaatgacgacagacgagagtcggaagagtaaactgtggctttattcAGCTAAAAGAcagctgctggcagccggtcccagaatgagggcagggctggaggttagctacctttatacttgagcttgaggggcggagccagcaggaacaaacccagacatgtaacaaacagtaagtaccataagtaagaacagtatgtacaatataatatagtggttcaccacactccacatggacagtgacccagagccaggatcgaacctgggacctcggcgccgtgaggcagcagtgctaaccactactccaccgtgctgcccctggagccAACATTTGACGGTGCTGAATGGTTAGAGCTTGTGAGAAACACtgctcacttaataaaagatttacactttTCTCACAAGCTGAGGCCAACAAAAGAGTTGTCACGCAAAGCTGGCAGCAACCACCGGCCTATGCAGCAATTTAAGAATTAACCCAGCAGCTGCTGACTCCATAATAGAGGGAGAGATCAGTCAACATATTTAATTGTCTTGACACTGGATCCAAAGAACCACCTCCACACTTAAGTTGTCACACAAAGCTGGCAGCAGCCACCAGCCTATGCTTTCTCTCTCTTCCCTGATCCTTTGTCTTACAGTTTCAACCGCTTGTTGGCCATAATGTTGGTGCCTGAGCCTTGGTCATTCCATGAATTGTATCCCAGGTTCAGCTACTAGTTTTGGGGAAGAGATTTTGGAGGCCTTCATTGTAATGAGAATCCTGGTTAAAGTCACAAAAACAAGGCATTGCAACTTCATAAAGTGGCCACGTGTAATTTAGGCCAGTACGGTAGAGTTATGATCACATGAGGGGTAGGACGGCTCCCCTCTTTCCTAGTCCTCGTTTGACCACAACAGATTTTTCACTGTTTAGGGTGCTGTGACTGTAAAAGACACACGCATACAGGTTTCCTTGGAAGTTTTTCAAAGGTAAAAGACAATATTTATTGTACTAAACATCCTATCTAATAAAAAAAATGTTCCAACTTTTACGCACCATCACACGCAAAGTTAAACACACCAGCAGGTTACAGAATGGGAGGATAGATTAGCAGCCtttttaagagttcaataaaagttAAATGTGTACAGATCTAGTAGGCTGATGACTGGGATGGTTTCCGGCTGGGCTTGATGGTTTCTTTTGTTGGAATTTTAATCAAACAAATAAGGAGAACATCCTTCCAGTGCAAGGTTGGTAATCAgatggcacaggtttaaggtcattGGCAAAAAATACAAGGTGACATGAGGAAAGAAACGCAGCATGTTGTGATCTAGAATGTAatccaaagggcagtggaagcagattcaatatatTTTAAGGGGGAAtaggataaatacttgaaaggtgaaacATGAGCAGGGTATTGAGGAATGATAAATTAGATAGTTCAACTGTGGTGGAAAGGTGGATCTTTCTTTAATATATGTGGGGATAggtaggattttaaaaaaaatcttcattgTGCATTTTAAGACATCTGTTACAGCGGGGGTCCCCAAACATGGCAGGGGTGGGTGATGCTGGTGGAAGATGGGGTGATCAGTGTGCGTGGGGGAAAGGGGCTTCACTGACCCCTGTCACTGAGGAATATGGAAAGCTTACATACATAAAATGTTAACATTTCTACAAATATTATAAAAACAGATTTTTATGTGTATATAATGGATTATTAGATGTTGACTCACACTATGCAAACATTAATAATCATATGGTGAATGTTTCGATTGCTTTTGTTGTCATCTGAGTTATATTAGTTTTCAAGTTTTAAAATTGTCTTGGAAAATAATTTGTGAAGCACTATGTTTAAGATTAAATAAACCATTAATACGTCATCACAAATGTATCAAACCAACCTATATTGGATTTATGCTTGGAAAAATAGCCACTTCATTTTTACaacaaatctcttgattttttttttaaaaaacgattcTCTCTCTCGATTTATGAGTGGTGTTGACATGACTGACGTTATTTTAGTTGATGCTTCTGGAATTTCTCATCTGATAATTGATacctttctatttttaaaaaactgaGCTTCTGAAATGAACAACTGAATGAATGTTTCATTCTGCTGCTGTCTGAAAGCGGCCGGTACGAGGGAGACACAAGTTGCTGGGCGGGGGATCAGTTAGTGCTGGGGCACCGAAAGCGACGGAAGATGCCTGTGGGTGCTGTTTTCGGGTGGGACTCTGGTAGTTTAGATCCGGTGACCGGGGTTTGAAGGGGGCTTGCGCCGTCAGCGGGTAAGGAGACGCGGTCAGCCACTGAATAAACAACAGCAACCCGGGGCCGGGAGTGTATGTGCCCTCGGCTTCCTATCGCAGCACTTTACGGGATTGCTTACATCATCAATGCATGGATTCTGCCTCCTTCGCCCATCCTATTATTGAGGGTAAAGAGCCCGGAAGAGTAGACAATCCACACTAGGATGGAGAGGACCATGCGCCTCATTTTGGTGCCTCGTCTCATTCAGACTACTCCATATCTCGCAACGCCCCCCGACCATTGCATTTGCAGTCATTTATTGAATAATGTCAGACTTTTCACATCAATTATTCGATCTCCAGATGCACCTCAAGTCTTCTGTGAATAATTTCCTATTATCATTGCTCAAATTAACTTTTTACTGATTTGAACATGTGTCGCTTGTTCTTCTCTCACAATCCACACTGTAACGTAATATCTTGGATTTAACAGTCCGTTAACTGTCTGCTTCTGTTCCTTAAGTTCTCATCTCAAATGTGCCATTTCTCCCACCTTTTTCCAATGATTTGACATTGTGTCCGCTACTGCTTCCAGTACTTGGATGTCTGCCTTGTACCTCCGCTGAACACAGGATTGCAAGCACTGTACATTTTTTTCACCACTTCCTCTGATCTGGCCTTTTTTGCTATGTCATGAAACATTCTGCTAACTTTATTGATTACTGCTGTTGATTTGACATGCTGAGTGTTAAGGGGTCTAACAATCTTGAAGCCCCTTTACCTGTTTCCATCCTACTTTTGCACCATTTGAGGAGACCATCTCAACTATTTCTTACACACAAGAATTAGGAGTATGgaattcaggccccccccccccccccctgttaatggctgatctgatagtggcctcccccccccccctttctgcctgCTCCCACCCTTGAATCAGTCATAAATCTGTAaatcaggcatttgataaggttccccatggtaggcttatgcagaaagtaaggaggcatgggatagtggggaatttggccagttggatcacAAAGTcatagagagtggtggtggatggcaaatattcagcctggagcccagttaccagtggcatactgcagggatcagttctgggtcctctgctgtttgtgattttcattaatgacttggatgagggagttgaagggtgggtcagtaaatttgcagatgatacgaagattggtggagttgtggatagtgaggagggctgttctcggctgcaaagagacatagataggatgacgagctgggccgagaagtggcagatggagtttaaccctgaaaagtgtgaggttgtccattttggaaggacaaatatgaatgtggaatgcagggttaacggtagggttcttggcaatgtggaggagcagtggGATCTTCGGGTCTATGCTCATAGATCTTTGaacgttgccactcaagtggatatggctgtgcagaaggcctatggtgtgctagcattcattagcagaggaattgaatttaagagccgtgaggtgatgatgcagctgtacaaaaccttggtaaggccacatttgtagtactgtgtgcagttctggtcgcctcattttagaaaggatgtggaagctttggaaaaggtgcaaaggagatttaccaggatgttacctggaatggagagtaagtcttacgaggaaaggttgagggtgataggccttttctcattagaagggagaaggatgagggggtgacttgatagaggtttataagatgatcaggggaatagatagagtagacagtcagagactttttccccgggtggaacaaaccattacaaggggacataaatttaaggtgaaaggtggaagatatagggggaatgtcagaggtaggttctttacccagagtagtgggggcatggaatccaGTGCCtgtgaagtagttgagtcagaaacattagggaccttcaagcggctattggataggtacatggattacggtagaatgctggggtgtagattgatttgatcttaatctaggacaaaagttcggcacaacatcgtgggccaaagggcctgttctgtgctgtattttctatgttctatgttcagtcttgaatatattcaattacccagcctccactgctccagAAAATAGAATCCCACAGGCAAATGACCCTCGAGAGAAaaaaatcttatatgtttcaataataaTTTCTTCTTCATTTGTGCAGTGATACTGTAAGAGATGAATATCCTATAATATGGAAATATGGTTCATAGTAGTATCATCAGTCACTGCATTACTTGTGTGTTTTCTTTTCTCTGAACCCCTGCTCGTACAGTATATCCTCGGCTCATAAGTGCTAATACCAATGAACATTTACAGATGAACTATGAAATATTTACTGAAGAATATGTATGATTTATTGACATTAACTTGGTTATAGAAGTACCAACAGCGCAACTGGAAATACTTTATGCTAATTTTAGGTAACAAAATGGAAGCGCTCTGTATGTTAGCATTAACGTCCCCCTCTGCGATAACACAAAAATTTAATTAAACGGCACAGTATGAATAAAGGCAGGTAGGTAGTTTACATGGAGCACATATGCTTTCAAGTAAAATATAATCTAAATTGGAGCATCTGGTTGCTAGGATCTGTGACCTTTTGCACACGGTGTATATTCCAAATGGATTTCATGAATTTGGCTACTGTTTTGAAAAGGAGCTATTTGGGGGGAAAATAGAAGATACAATTTTTGGACTTTGATTTAATGAATGCTTAATTGTTTTCCTATTCCCTTCAGCTCCTGACTCACTACGACAAATCTCCCAATTCTTATGTTGAAGGTATAATGGAGCCACAGTGCAAAAAGAGAAAAACAAAGGCAATCAGTACTTTCACTTGGGAGTTGATGCCTGTACTTTCAGATGAGGAATTGTGTGAAGTTGAACTTCTAGAAGCATACGCAGCCCCTATTATCAATAAAAGACAAACATCTTGTCTTATTAAACAATTAGCTTGTATCTATCCACTGAACAGCCTTCCACATATCAAGAGAGTACGAACCTGCAGGGACAAGAACACTAATCACTCTTTAGAAATCATCATTTGTCTACTTAGGGATTTGAATTGCACGGATGTACCAAATGGAGAAATATCCCTTAGTGACCTATTTCCTGATGGAAAGGATATTGGCATTGGACTTGGAGAGCCTTTCCAGGTCATGATACCAGCATGCCAACCATTGACCAGACCTCAATTTGAAGCAGCTAGCCAGCACTGGCCAACAACCTTTCATGAAAACAAGCAGGTGACCAATGCCCTCCGAGGTCACCTTTTTAACACTGAAGAGAGAGCAAAGGTGCAGACTTTTATGGAAAAAGCTATCAAAGCAGCTAAATTGGGAAAGGAAATAGGGATGGAGCCAGTTGGTGCAGTGGTTGTTAACCCGGCCACTGATGAGGTTATTGCAGTAGGTCATGACTGCAGAAATGGACCAAATCCGCTGCTTCATGCAGTTATGGTGTGCATTGATCTAGTTGCCTATGGACAAGGTGGTGGTGCTTTTAATCATGACAGATATCCTAACTGTCATTTTAAGTCTGAAGCATCCTTTTCCGGTGACCATGCATTCAACACTGGTAAACCCTTGCATCCTTCAGAGGATCATAGTCCCACAGGAGTGCCTGTAAATGGGTTGCCTTACATATGCACTGGCTATGATCTATATGTTTCCAGAGAACCATGTGTAATGTGTGCTATGGCACTGGTCCATTCCAGAATACGCACTGTTTTTTATGCAACATCTTCTCCTGATGGAGCATTGGGTACCAAATATAAAATACATACAAAAAAGGATCTTAATCACCATTATGATGTTTTTAAAGGATTGCTGGAAGGAGAATGTCAGTTTTTTTCTTAATATTAAACCGTAGTTTCAGTATTCAGTACAGTATTGTGAAACAAAATGTATTTTTAGtacaaattttatttttaaatgcatTTTCATTTAAAATACTATTTTAACTCCATTAGACAATCAACTCTTCATTTCCAAGAAAATATTTGCTATTTTGAAGAGTTGTGTAACTCCCTGATATTTTGCTCCTTATTAAACAATTATAACAGATTTTTCTTTGTATTAATGTACAAAAATTCATCATGGCAATAGATTGTAACaaaaatagaataaacattgtgggTTTTTGAGTGATCCATCTTTGACTGCAGTAGATTTGGACAGGCAGCAACAAAGTTGACCATAAAGGTTGGAACAGGAATAGCCTCACGTCAGGAATTAATATACGTGATGGTTTTTTAAAATGTTTGAATCGACAACTTGTATTTAAA
This genomic window from Scyliorhinus torazame isolate Kashiwa2021f chromosome 2, sScyTor2.1, whole genome shotgun sequence contains:
- the adat3 gene encoding probable inactive tRNA-specific adenosine deaminase-like protein 3 isoform X1, producing the protein MCPRLPIAALYGIAYIINAWILPPSPILLLRLLTHYDKSPNSYVEGIMEPQCKKRKTKAISTFTWELMPVLSDEELCEVELLEAYAAPIINKRQTSCLIKQLACIYPLNSLPHIKRVRTCRDKNTNHSLEIIICLLRDLNCTDVPNGEISLSDLFPDGKDIGIGLGEPFQVMIPACQPLTRPQFEAASQHWPTTFHENKQVTNALRGHLFNTEERAKVQTFMEKAIKAAKLGKEIGMEPVGAVVVNPATDEVIAVGHDCRNGPNPLLHAVMVCIDLVAYGQGGGAFNHDRYPNCHFKSEASFSGDHAFNTGKPLHPSEDHSPTGVPVNGLPYICTGYDLYVSREPCVMCAMALVHSRIRTVFYATSSPDGALGTKYKIHTKKDLNHHYDVFKGLLEGECQFFS
- the adat3 gene encoding probable inactive tRNA-specific adenosine deaminase-like protein 3 isoform X2 — protein: MEPQCKKRKTKAISTFTWELMPVLSDEELCEVELLEAYAAPIINKRQTSCLIKQLACIYPLNSLPHIKRVRTCRDKNTNHSLEIIICLLRDLNCTDVPNGEISLSDLFPDGKDIGIGLGEPFQVMIPACQPLTRPQFEAASQHWPTTFHENKQVTNALRGHLFNTEERAKVQTFMEKAIKAAKLGKEIGMEPVGAVVVNPATDEVIAVGHDCRNGPNPLLHAVMVCIDLVAYGQGGGAFNHDRYPNCHFKSEASFSGDHAFNTGKPLHPSEDHSPTGVPVNGLPYICTGYDLYVSREPCVMCAMALVHSRIRTVFYATSSPDGALGTKYKIHTKKDLNHHYDVFKGLLEGECQFFS